The Syngnathus typhle isolate RoL2023-S1 ecotype Sweden linkage group LG16, RoL_Styp_1.0, whole genome shotgun sequence genome includes a region encoding these proteins:
- the dmac2l gene encoding ATP synthase subunit s, mitochondrial isoform X2, with amino-acid sequence MKLLVKVLQSAVKQKEPRRRHFWGWLNAVFNKVDYERIKAVGPDRAASEWLLRCGAKVRFMGLDRWHGDYNALPTGPLGRFKIQAIDATDSCIMYRGFDHLEGLQHVEEVKLQKCVYIEDACLERLSSLENLQRSLFIMEVVSCGNVTDKGLVALHKLSDLPGVKDKQTTVERLKTALPRLDIQVDLD; translated from the exons ATGAAGCTGCTAGTGAAGGTGCTGCAGTCTGCTGTGAAGCAAAAAGAACCGAGACGGAGACATTTCTGGGGCTGGCTCAATGCTGTTTTCAACAA GGTGGACTACGAGCGCATCAAGGCCGTGGGTCCCGATCGAGCGGCGTCCGAGTGGTTGCTGAGGTGCGGCGCCAAGGTGCGCTTCATGGGTTTGGATCGCTGGCACGGGGACTACAACGCGCTGCCCACCGGGCCTCTGGGACGCTTCAAGATCCAGGCCATCGACGCCACCGACTCCTGCAtcatgtaccgaggcttcgacCATCTCG AGGGTTTGCAGCATGTGGAGGAGGTGAAGCTCCAAAAGTGCGTTTACATCGAGGACGCATGCTTGGAGCGGCTCAGCTCGTTGGAGAACCTGCAGCGAAGCCTTTTTATCATGGAGGTGGTGTCCTGCGGAAACGTCACCGACAAGGGTCTCGTTGCTCTGCACAAACTCAG TGACCTGCCTGGTGTCAAGGACAAACAGACCACAGTGGAACGTTTAAAGACGGCACTCCCACGCCTTGACATTCAAGTGGActtggattaa
- the dmac2l gene encoding ATP synthase subunit s, mitochondrial isoform X1, with protein MKLLVKVLQSAVKQKEPRRRHFWGWLNAVFNKVDYERIKAVGPDRAASEWLLRCGAKVRFMGLDRWHGDYNALPTGPLGRFKIQAIDATDSCIMYRGFDHLEGLQHVEEVKLQKCVYIEDACLERLSSLENLQRSLFIMEVVSCGNVTDKGLVALHKLSNLEYLFLSDLPGVKDKQTTVERLKTALPRLDIQVDLD; from the exons ATGAAGCTGCTAGTGAAGGTGCTGCAGTCTGCTGTGAAGCAAAAAGAACCGAGACGGAGACATTTCTGGGGCTGGCTCAATGCTGTTTTCAACAA GGTGGACTACGAGCGCATCAAGGCCGTGGGTCCCGATCGAGCGGCGTCCGAGTGGTTGCTGAGGTGCGGCGCCAAGGTGCGCTTCATGGGTTTGGATCGCTGGCACGGGGACTACAACGCGCTGCCCACCGGGCCTCTGGGACGCTTCAAGATCCAGGCCATCGACGCCACCGACTCCTGCAtcatgtaccgaggcttcgacCATCTCG AGGGTTTGCAGCATGTGGAGGAGGTGAAGCTCCAAAAGTGCGTTTACATCGAGGACGCATGCTTGGAGCGGCTCAGCTCGTTGGAGAACCTGCAGCGAAGCCTTTTTATCATGGAGGTGGTGTCCTGCGGAAACGTCACCGACAAGGGTCTCGTTGCTCTGCACAAACTCAG TAATCTGGAGTACCTGTTCCTCAGTGACCTGCCTGGTGTCAAGGACAAACAGACCACAGTGGAACGTTTAAAGACGGCACTCCCACGCCTTGACATTCAAGTGGActtggattaa
- the l2hgdh gene encoding L-2-hydroxyglutarate dehydrogenase, mitochondrial — MFRIVGTRAPLKAASAKLLDDTCTRHLHSTCDVAVVGAGIVGLATARELIMRHPGLTFTLLEKEKELSTHQSGHNSGVIHSGIYYTPGSLKARLCVRGAALAYEYCDKKQLPYKKCGKLIVAVEQEEIPRLKALYERGLKNEVPGLSMIDAKGIKEREPYCRGVMALDSPNTGIVDWRQVALQYGKDFEEAGGKVVAQFEVSDISLAAESPAGSAEGLKYPISIKDKKGNELRCSYVLTCGGLYSDRLSQISGCSREPRIVPFRGDYLILKPDKHYLVKGNIYPVPNPRFPFLGVHFTPRMDGSIWLGPNAVLAFKREGYKIYDVNVRDLADALSFRGLQKLVLRNILYGMGEMYRGIFIGAQVKILQKYIPELSRSDVLRGPAGVRAQALDRDGNLVDDFVFDGGVGDLGSRVLHVRNAPSPAATSSLAIAEMVADEVEKRFAL; from the exons ATGTTTCGGATCGTGGGCACAAGAGCCCCCTTAAAGGCTGCTAGCGCCAAGTTGCTAGATGACACCTGCACAAGACACTTGCACAG TACGTGTGATGTGGCCGTGGTGGGCGCCGGCATTGTGGGCCTGGCCACCGCCCGGGAGCTCATCATGCGACACCCCGGCCTCACCTTCACCCTGctggagaaggagaaagagcTCT cAACCCACCAGAGCGGCCACAACAGCGGCGTGATCCACAGCGGCATCTACTACACGCCGGGCTCGCTCAAGGCTCGCCTATGCGTGCGAGGGGCGGCGCTAGCCTACGAATACTGCGACAAGAAACAACTGCCCTACAAGAAGTGCGGCAAG CTTATTGTGGCCGTGGAACAGGAGGAAATCCCTCGCCTCAAAGCGTTGTACGAACGAGGCCTGAAAAACGAGGTGCCGGGACTCAGCATGATAGACGCTAAAGGAATTAAAGAGCGGGAGCCGTACTGCAGG GGCGTCATGGCGCTGGACTCCCCAAACACGGGCATCGTGGACTGGCGGCAGGTAGCGCTGCAGTACGGCAAAGACTTTGAGGAGGCCGGCGGCAAGGTGGTCGCGCAGTTCGAAGTGAGCGACATCTCCTTGGCCGCCGAGAGCCCAGCAGGGAGCGCTGAAG GACTCAAATATCCAATCAGCATCAAAGATAAAAAA GGCAACGAGCTTCGCTGCAGCTACGTGCTGACCTGCGGGGGTCTCTACTCGGACCGCCTGTCGCAAATTTCCGGGTGCAGCCGGGAGCCTCGCATCGTCCCCTTCCGAGGAGACTACCTGATCCTCAAGCCGGACAAGCACTACCTGGTCAAAGGCAACATTTATCCC gtGCCCAACCCTCGCTTCCCCTTCTTGGGGGTCCACTTCACGCCGCGCATGGACGGCAGCATCTGGCTGGGACCCAACGCCGTGCTGGCCTTCAAGAGGGAAGGATACAAGATCTACGACGTCAACGTGAGAGACCTGGCCGACGCGCTCAGCTTCAG aggtcttcagaagctcgtGCTGAGGAACATCTTGTACGGCATGGGCGAGATGTACCGAGGCATCTTCATCGGGGCGCAGGTTAAGATCCTCCAAAAGTATATACCAGAACTGTCGCGCAGTGACGTGCTCAG GGGTCCGGCTGGCGTGCGAGCGCAAGCGCTGGACCGTGACGGGAACTTGGTGGACGACTTTGTGTTTGACGGCGGCGTGGGCGACCTGGGCAGCCGCGTGCTGCACGTGCGCAACGCTCCCTCGCCCGCCGCCACCTCCTCGCTCGCCATCGCCGAAATGGTCGCCGACGAGGTGGAAAAACGTTTTGCGCTGTAA